ATAATACAAGTAACGGAAAATTTTCAACAGCCATTGGTTCTTTAAATACGGCAAGCAACCTCTTTTCTCTTTCCTACGGGGGTTCAAATTCAGCAACTGGCATGGGTTCATTTGCTTTTGGAAGTCATAACCAGGCATCCGGAGCATTATCATTGGCTTTTGGCTTTCAATGTATCTCAACAGATGATATTTCTTTTTCACTGGGAGAAAATGCTACTGCATCAAAAAAATATGCAGTTGCAATCGGGAAATCTGCTACAGCATCGAACCAAAATTCGGTTGCGATTGGTAATAACCCCATTGCCTCTGGTTATTCATCGCTGGCAACGGGAGATTATACCACAGCCTCAGGCTATATTGCTACTGCAATGGGAAACAGAACAACAGCCCCATCAGGCTATGAAACCGTTTTCGGACGATATAATAGTGATTATACACCTTCAAGCACCACCGAATGGATTGCCACCGACCGTCTTTTTGTGGTTGGAAACGGAGCTACGGATGTTACCAAAAGCAACGCACTTACCATACTGAAAAACGCCAACACCACCATTGGCGGCTCACTTACATTAAACGGAAATGGAACTGATGCAAGCATTACCTTTCCCACCACGAGGGGAACAAGCGGGCAGGTGCTAAAAACCGCCGGCGATGGAACAACCTCATGGGGTAATGCCGTTGAACCCGGCACCAACGCCGGACAAATGCAATATTGGAATGGTATTGCATGGGTAACGGTTGAAGCAGGAACTTACGGCCAGGTATTCGAATTTAGGAATGGAGGGCCAGAGTGGGTTGACAAAAACATCAATACACTCAATGTTGGAGATACCTATCAGGGTGGTATTATTGCCTATTTCCTTCAATCGGGAGATCCGGGCTATGATGAAAATGTCAGACACGGCTTAATAGCTGCACCGGGTGACCAAAGTGCTGGTGCAAGTTGGGGTTGCATGGGATCTAATGTAGGAGATGCCAATATTGTGTTGGGTGCAGGAGCACCGAATACACTTAGTATAGTAACAGGTTGCAGTGAGCCGGGAATCGCGGCCAGATTGTGCTACGACCTCGTTTTGAGTGGTTATTCCGATTGGTTCCTTCCAAGCGGGAATGAATTATTAAAACTTTATCTGAATAAATCTGTAATCGGTGGCTTTGAGAATACAATCTACTGGAGCTCTACCAAGATAAGTGCTAATAATGCTGTTGCAATTGATTTTACGAATGGAAGTGCCCCCT
The sequence above is a segment of the Bacteroidales bacterium genome. Coding sequences within it:
- a CDS encoding DUF1566 domain-containing protein is translated as MKRTLLLFATALLLGIQSYAQTGVAINTTGNDPDTSAMLDVSSTTKGLLIPRMTEAQRTAIALPAKGLLVYQNDGTEGFYYYDGSAWTNLSLVNFNESNYTYNAKTGVKLQADNAETNVDLVLSPKGNGAIMAHQPDGTEAGGNNRGQYAVDFQMVRDDPSQVASGVGSAVFGFYNKVSGAYSYALGYRNTVSGQNSFAVGDNNTSNGKFSTAIGSLNTASNLFSLSYGGSNSATGMGSFAFGSHNQASGALSLAFGFQCISTDDISFSLGENATASKKYAVAIGKSATASNQNSVAIGNNPIASGYSSLATGDYTTASGYIATAMGNRTTAPSGYETVFGRYNSDYTPSSTTEWIATDRLFVVGNGATDVTKSNALTILKNANTTIGGSLTLNGNGTDASITFPTTRGTSGQVLKTAGDGTTSWGNAVEPGTNAGQMQYWNGIAWVTVEAGTYGQVFEFRNGGPEWVDKNINTLNVGDTYQGGIIAYFLQSGDPGYDENVRHGLIAAPGDQSAGASWGCMGSNVGDANIVLGAGAPNTLSIVTGCSEPGIAARLCYDLVLSGYSDWFLPSGNELLKLYLNKSVIGGFENTIYWSSTKISANNAVAIDFTNGSAPFDIEKSSLQHVRAIRAF